The region GCAAGACGCTGCAACTGGCGGCGCAGGGGTGGCAGGTCACCGCGCTGGACATCTCGGCCAAGCGATTGAAGCTGCTGGAGCAGAACCTCGCGCGCACCGGGCTGGAGGCCGAGGTGATCGCTGCCGATGCCTTCAAGTGGGAGCCCGAAGCTCCTTTCGACGCGATCCTGATCGACGCGCCGTGCACCGCGACGGGGACCGCGCGCCGCCACCCGGACGTGCTCCACCGCATCGGCCCGCGCCAGATCGCCGACCTCGCCGAAGTGCAGGCACGGCTGATCGAGCGCGCGAGCGGCTGGCTCACTCCCGGTGGCACGCTGGCCTACGCGGTGTGCTCGCTGGAGAGCGAGGAAGGGGAGGGGCAGGTCGCGAACGTCTCGCTCACGCCCGATCCGATCCGGGCGGAAGAACTGCCCGAAGGCCTGTCACCCAGCGCACAGGGCCACCTGCGCACCGATCCGGGTATGCTGCCCGAGCAGGGCGGGCTCGATGGCTTCTTCGTCGCGCGCTGGCGCAAGGGTTAGATGCAAAACTCTCCTCCCTCGGGGGAGGGATTGGAGGCTCCGCTCCATAGGCGGGCACACCCCCACCCAACCTCCCCCTCAAGGGGAGGAGGGACACTAGCCGCCCATGTCGACCACGCCCTCGTTCTCGCCGTAGAGCTCGGCCTCGTCTGCGGTCACCTTGATGATCAGCACGCCGTCCTGCTCGTCCGGGCCGTGGCCGAACCATTTCTCGATATCCGGCGTCCAGTGCTCCTTGATCAGCTCCGGATCGTCGTGGACGCTGGCGGTGCCGCGGATGGTCAGCCACACGCCCTCGTTCTGGAAATCGAGCGCCACGTGATCGTCGCGCGCGATATCGCGCAGCTTGCGGGTGTCGGGCGCGGTGAAGAAATAGCTGTCGCCGTCGTAATCGACCTGCGCGTTGTTGCTCATCGGACGGCTGTTGAGCGTGCCGTCGGGGCCGTGCGTCGTCATCATGCACAGGTCCATGCTGCGCATGGTCTTGGCGATCATTTTCTTGTCAGGCTTGGGCATCCGGCAGACTCCTCGGTGCGTCTGCCAAAACGAACCCCGATGCAATCTGCGCGTTCCGCGCAATCGCACCGGGTGTCATATTTTCCAAAGCCTTATTCGGCCTTCGGAAAAGCCTTACGCGGCTTCCTTGATCTCGACCAGCGTCACGCCGAAGGTCAGGTCTTCGCCTGCCAGCGGGTGGTTGCCGTCGGCCTTGACCGAATTTTCCTGCACTTCGGTGATGACGAGCTGGATCGGCTGGCCGTCCTGGCCCTGCGCCGAAAGCTGCATGCCCGGCTGCGGGGCGGGCTCTGCGGGCAGGTTTTCGCGCGGCACGTCGATCACCAGCTCCTCGCGGCGCGGGCCGAAGGCGTTTTCGCTTTCGATCTTGACCGTTTCGACCGAGCCGACTTCCATTCCGTCGAGCGCGGCTTCGATCGCCGGGAAGATTTCCTGCTTGCCGAGGGTGACGACCTGCGGGCCGCTTTCCTCGGTGTTGCCGACGACCTGTCCGGCATCGGTCTTCACGACGAAATCGATGGCGACGGTGTCGCCGTTCTTGGCTGTAGTCATTTCGATGGTCCTCTCTGACTGAGGGGTGAGGGCCGCAAGCTTGAGCGGCCACGGGGAAATTCGGTGCCCCCAACGTGGGGCCGAAGGCGCGAGGCGCAACCCCGAACCTGACGCGAAGTTCGCCTGGACGGGACCCCGAACCGGTTCTCCGCCGCCCTAGTCGCGTGGGTTCAGGACCGGCGCACTGTCGAGATTGAGGAGATACTCGATCCGGATCACCTGCTCGTCCGCGAAAGTGTAGCGCACGATCTTGAGGGGGCGCACCGGATGGAAAACCGTGTCCTTGCGGATCGGCATCCAGAACTCCTCCGTCACCACGCGCCCGTCTTCGTCCCAGTAGAAATTCTCGATCAGCATCTGATGGCGATCGAGACTGGCATCGTAAAAAGTGCTCTCGCGCCACTCGATCCAGGCATCGGGCCCTTCGAGGAAGGGCTCACCCTCCCACATCACCTCGAGATCGTCGGCCAGCATGGCGCGCAGCTCGGCAGGATATTCGGCCGGGGCCGTTTGCGGAAGCGCTGCGAAGAAGGCCCGCTGCGCGGACGCTTCGGGTGGAGGGGGCGGGGGCGCCGCGAAGCCGGGGCTGGCCATGACGCAGGCCAGCACTGCTGCAAGAAATCCCAACTGTCTGCGTCCGGTCGACATCTGCGCTCCTTCACTCTCCCGCTGGGGCGGAAGCAGACGGGAGCCTAGGCCGATCCGGCCTGCGTGCAAGTGGTAGAGCAATCGCGCGCTGACAGGCAGGCGGCGACTGCGCTGTCCTACAGGCCGCTGCCCGTGGCATGCATGCGCCATGCCGCCGTGTCCGCCAGTCGATTGCAATTATTCGAACGGTGTCGGCAATCCGGGCGATTTTTATCCCCTGGACACTGTGTCAGGTGTGTCAGAAACCCTACGTGGAAGGGCGCCCGGCGCGTCGTTCAGGCGTCGTCCTTCACGTATTTCTGGAAGCTCTTGCGCAGCTTCATCAGCTTGGGTGGGATCGTCGCCTGGCAATAGGGATTGCGCTGGCCTTCGCCGTCCCAGTAATCCTGGTGGTAGCCCTCGGCCGAGTACCAAGTCGCGGTCTGCTCGCCGTTCGACATGCCTTCGATCGTGGTCACGGCCATCGCGCCATTGGCGGCGTTCCAGCGGCCGATCGCGGCTTCGGCTTCCTCTTGCTGCTTCGCGTCCATCGGGAAGATCGCGCTGCGGTACTGGGTGCCGACATCGTTGCCCTGCCGGTTGAGCTGGGTCGGGTCGTGCGTGCCGAGGAACATGTCGAGCAGCTCGCCATAGCTGATCGTGTCGGCGTCGTAGGCGACCTTCACCGCTTCGGCGTGGCCGGTCTTGCCGGTGCAGATCTGCTTGTAGGTCGGGTTCTCGGTCTCGCCGCCGATATAGCCGCTTTCGACGCTTTCGACGCCGATGACGTCCTTCATCACGGCCTCGGTGCACCAGAAGCAGCCGCCGGCAAAAATCGCGGTCTCGGTCATGTCCTATTCTCCTTTGGCGACGGAAGTAGGAAGCCTGTGCGCGATTGCCATGATCGGACCTTCGGCACCCTTGCGCTGAACCGGTCGCCGCCTAATGTGCACCCCACAAACACGGGGAGAAAACCGGATGCTTCGTACTGCCTGCCTTGCCGCCGTCGCCAGTCTCGCGCTTGCCGCGCCTGCCGTGGCCGACGATCATGCCATGACGCTGGAAGAGGTGCTCGCCGCCGACCTGCGCGACGACGATCGCGCGCGCGACCAGTATCGCAACCCGGCAGAGACGCTGGAGTTCTTCGGCGTCGAGCCGGACATGACCGTGGTCGAATGGGGCCCGGGCGGCGGGTGGTACACCCGCGTGCTCGCGCCGTGGATCATGCCCCAGGGCACCTATATTGCGCTCAACAGCGACAGCGATGCGGGCACATACCCCAATCCCGAAGCGGAAGCGCGCGCGAAGGCCTGGGCCGACACTTTCAAGACGACCTACGCGCAGGCGATGGGCGTGGAGCCCGCCGCCATCGGTGCCTACGAAATCGACGAAGTGCCCGAGGAAATGCTCGGCACGGTCGACCGCGTGCTGATCTTCCGTTCGATGCACGGTCTCAACATGAGCAACACCGCCGACGACGTGCTAAAGGCTGCGCGCCGGATGCTCAAGGACGATGGCATGGTCGGCGTGGTGCAGCACCGCGCTCCGGAAGGCGCGAGCTACGACGATTACGGCGCCCAGCAGCGCGGCTATATGCGCACGCAGGATGTCGTCGCGATCTTCGAGGCGAACGGCTTCGAACTGGTCGAGGAAAGCGAGATCAACGCCAATCCGAACGACCCAGCCGACTGGGAAGGAGGCGTGTGGACGCTGCCGCCCGTGCTTCGGTATGGCGAGCAGGACCGCGCGCGTTACGAAGCCATTGGCGAAAGCGATCGCATGACGCTGTTGTTCAAGAAAGCCGACTGAGAAGAGGGCGCATTTGACCCGTGACATCACCGTGGCGGCGCTCCAGCTGACGCTGGGCGCTGCCGACGAGACCGAGAATATCGAAGCCGTTTCCGCCATGGTGGAGGAAGCGGCCTCTCGCGGTGCGCAGGTGATCCTGCCGCCCGAGCTGTTCGACGGGCCGTACTTCTGCAAGGTGGAGGAAGAGGCGCTGTTCGCCCGCGCCGCGCCGACCGCCGATCACCCCAACGTACGCGCGATGGCGAAGCTGGCGAAGAAGCTCGGCGTGGCGATCCCGACCAGCTTCTTCGAGAAGGACGGGCCGCACCACTACAACTCGCTCGCCATGATCGACGCCTCGGGCGAGATCATGGGCGTCTACCGCAAGAGCCACATCCCCGACGGACCGGGTTACGAGGAAAAGTACTACTTCCGCCCCGGCAACACCGGGTTCAAGGTGTGGGACGTTTTCGGGACGAAGATTGGCGTCGGCGTTTGCTGGGACCAGTGGTATCCCGAAACCGCCCGCGCGATGGCGCTGATGGGGGCGGAACTGCTGTTCTACCCCACGGCCATTGGCTCCGAACCCTACGATGCCAGCTTCGATACCAGCCGCATGTGGCAGCGCGCGATGCAGGGGCATTCGGTGTCCAACTGCATGCCGGTGATCGCCTCGAACCGCATCGGGGTGGAAGATGGGCAGGCCTTCTACGGCCACAGCTTCATCACCAACGAATGGGGCGACAAGCTGGTCGAATTCGGGCGCGAGGAGGACGGCGTGCTGGTCGCCACGCTCGACCTCGATACCGCCGCCAAGCACCGCGCGGGCATGGGCTTCTTCCGCGACCGCCGGCCCGAGCTTTACGGTCGGCTGGCGGAGGACGTCTGAGCCTGCCGCACACCTACCTGATCGCGCTCGGCTCGAACCGCCGCCACGGCGAGCACGGCCGCCCCGAAGGCGTGGTCCACGCCGCGATGGAAGAGCTCGCCGCGCTGGGGACGGTGCGGGCGCGCAGCCCGGTGATCGACAGCGCGCCCATGGGCGCGGCGCGGCGGCGCTTCGCCAATGCGGTGGCGGAGCTGGAGAGCGACCTGTCGCCGCCGGAGCTGCTGCGCGAGTTGAAGCGCCTCGAACGCGGTTTCGGGCGGAGGCCCGGGCAGGCGTGGGGCGACCGGGTGCTAGACTGCGATATCGCGGCGTGGTCGGGCGGGGTGTGGCGGTCTCGCGAGCTCGGCATTCCGCACGCGGGCCTGGCGCAGCGCGACTTCGTGCTCGTCCCCGCCTGCGCCATCGCGCCGGGTTGGCGCGACCCGAAAAGCGGGCTCGCGCTACGACATTTGCAGGCACGCTTGACCCGCCCGCAAGCCCTCCTTAGGGACCGCACCCGGTCGGACCCTTAGCTCAGTTGGTAGAGCAAGATACTTTTAATATCGAGGTCGCTGGTTCGAGCCCAGCAGGGTCCACCATTCTTTCCTACACCGCCTTCGCCGGTTAGGCTCCTGCCCTCAATAGCCGGAAGCCTGCCCGTCCTTGCGCATCTCCGTGGCACCGACATAGACGCCGGTTTCCGGATCGCGCGCGATCGCCTGATAGCCGCCGAAGGGAATGCCGGTGGTCTCGATCTCGACATTGTGGCCCATCGCGCGCAGCGCCTCGACCGTCGCTGTCGGCACCCCGGGCTCGACCATCAGCGTGCCCAGATCGTCGATATCGACGGTGTCGGCTGCACTGCCCAGAAGCGCGTCGGTCGGCTGGCGTCCGCCATCGTGCATCAGCCGCGCGGCATCGCCCGCTTCCTGGAGGTTCATGCCGTAGTCCACCAAATTCACCAGAATTTGGACATGGCCCTGCGGCTGCATCCCGCCGCCCATCAGCCCGAAGCTCATGAAAGGCTTGCCGTCCTTCTTCACGAAGGCGGGGATGATGGTGTGGAAGGGCCGCTTGCCGGGGGCGTAGGCATTGGGGTGCGCGGGATCGAGGCTGAAGAGCTCGCCGCGGTCCTGGAACATGAAGCCCAGCCCCGGCGCAACCAGCCCGCCGCCCATGCCGCGATAGTTGGACTGGATCAGGCTGACCATCATCCCGTCCTTGTCGGCCACGGTCAGGTAGGTCGTGTCGCCTTCGCCCTCCAGCTTCGGTTCGCCCGGACCGAAAGCGGGCGTTGCACGCGTCGGGTCGATCTCTGCAAACCTTGTGCGCCCGTATGCGTCGCTCAACAGCTCTTCGGGTGCAGAGGAAAACTCGGGGTCGGCGTAGAAGCGCGCGACATCCTCGAACGCGAGGCGCTTGGCCTCGGTGATGTAGTGGAGCACCTGAGGGGAGCCGCGGTCCCATTGCGACAAATCGACGTTCTTGAGGATGTTGACCATCTGCAGCGCGGCGAAGCCCTGGCTGTTGGGCGGGAGTTCGCACAGCTCGTAGCCCTTGCGATAGCCGACGCAGGAGACATCGACCCACTCGCTGTCGTGGTTGGCGAAATCGGCAAGCGTGAAGGCGCTGCCCTGTTCGCGCAGGTAGTCCACGATGATCCGCGCGGTTTCGCCCTCGTAATATTCGTCGCGGCCATTCGCGGCGATCCGTTCGAGCGTGTCGGCGAGATCGGGGTTCCTGAACATCTCGCCCGGCTGGGGCGCGTCGCCGTCGGCAAACCAGGTCGCGCGGGCATTGTCGAAATCGTAGTCGAATCGTTCGAGGCGGGCCTCGTAGGCACGCAGCGAGCGTTCGAGATACATCGAGATGATCGGTGCGACCGGATGTCCGTCGCGCGCGTAGCGAATCGTGGGCGCGAGATTGTCCGCCATCGAAAGCTTGCCGAACCTCTCGTGCATGTCGAACCACGCATCGACCGTGCCCGGAATGGTAATCGGCAGCGGGCCGACCGGCGGGATCGAGGTGGCGTCCCCGAGCTTCGCCTTCAGCTGGTCGAGAGTCTGGCCGGAGGGGCTGCGGCCCGAGCCGTTGATGCCGTAAAGCTTGTCGGTCTTCGGATCGTAGACGATCGCGAAAAGGTCACCTCCGATGCCGTTTCCGGTCGGTTCCATCAGACCGAGCGCGGCATTGGCTGCGATCGCCGCATCCACCGCGCTGCCGCCCGCCTTGAGGGTATCAAGCGCGATCTGGGTCGCCAGCGGATGCGCAGTCGCGGCCATGCCGTGGGGCGCCGTCACGGGCGAACGGCTCCAGTTCGCGCCCACCGGCCGCGCGCCCGGGCCGATTCCCTGTGTGGCGTTCTCGGTCGTGTCGGCAGTATTGATTGCGGGCGGGGTGTCCTGTGCCAGCGCAGGCGCGGCGAACAATGCGGTGCCAGCCAGAAAACTCGAAATTGCGCGCATCGGGACTCTCCATTCCTCGGTTGGCGCGCAGGCTAGGCGAAAGAGGTCTGGCGCAAAAGGGCCGGGTACCGATAGTCGGTAGTCTAGTGGGGGACAGGTCTTCGCATTCGCAGCAATTTAGCATTGAAATTTCCTCCCGTGTCGCCAATGCTATTAAAGTTATGCGCAGAAGGGTGCGCAGGCTTTCCGAAACGCAAATTCCCACGCATCTGACCGAGGCGACCCCATCGCACGTAACGTAACCAACACCTTCGTCGACCGCGAACAGGCCTATCCCGAGAAACGCCCGGCAGACGCTCGCCGTGCGGATTTTCTCGAGATCGGGGCACCTTTCGCCGACGAGCAGGCGCAGCAGCAGGCGAGCCGGTGCTCGCAGTGCGGCGTGCCCTATTGCCAGTCGCATTGTCCGCTGCACAACCACATCCCCGACTGGCTGCGGCTGACCGCCGAGGGGCGCCTGCAGGAAGCCTACGATCTCTCGTCGCGCACTTCGACCATGCCCGAAATCTGCGGCCGCATCTGCCCGCAGGATCGCCTGTGCGAAGGCAATTGCGTAATCGAGTTTTCCGGCCACGGCGCGGTGACCATCGGCAGCATCGAGAAATACCTGGGCGACAATGCCTGGGCCGAAGGCTGGGTGCGGCCCATCGAGCCGGGCCCCCCGACCGGGCAATCTGTCGGCATCATCGGTGCCGGCCCCGCCGGGCTGACCGCAGCGGAATATCTGCGCAATGCGGGCCACGAGGTTCATATCTACGACCGGCACGACCGCGCGGGCGGGCTGCTGATCTACGGCATCCCGAACTTCAAGCTCGACAAGAGCGTTGTCGATCGCCGGGTCCGCCGGGTCGAGGAAGGCGGCATTCGGATCCATCGCGGTGTCGAAGTGGGCGGCGAGGGCGAGCGGGACGTGACGCTTTCGCAATTGCGCGAGAAGCACGATGCGATCTTTATCGCCACCGGGGTCTACCAGTCGCGCGAGTTGACGGTGGATGGTGCCGACAAGGATGGCGTGATCCGCGCGATCGATTTCCTCACCGCATCGAACCGCAGCGGGCTGGGCGACGAGGTCGAAAGCCATGCCGACGGCAGCCTGCTGGCGAAGGATCGCAATGTCGTCGTGATCGGCGGCGGCGATACGGCAATGGACTGCGTGCGCACCGCCGTGCGCCAGGGTGCTGCCAGCGTCAAATGCCTCTACCGCCGCGACCGCGACAACATGCCCGGCAGCCGAACCGAGGTCGCCCATGCCGAGGAGGAAGGCGTCGAGTTCCTGTGGCTCTCGGGCCCCGCCTCGATCGAAGGGGGCGAGCGCGCCGAGAAGGTGCAGGCCAACCGGATGCAACTGGGCGAGCCCGGTGCGGATGGCCGTCGCCGTCCGGAAGTCGACCCGTCGAGCAGCTTCGCGCTCGATGCGGATCTGGTGATCCTCGCGCTCGGCTTCGAGCCCGAGCCGCTGCCCGCGATCTTCGGCGAGGAAGGCCTGGCCGTGACCGATTGGGGCACGCTCGAATGCGACGAGACCATGATGACCACGCTTCCCGGCGTTTTCGCGGGCGGCGATATCGCGCGCGGCGCGAGTCTCGTGGTATGGGCGGTACGCGATGGCCGCGACGTCGCGGAGCACATCGAGAATTTTCTGGTCACGGAGCGCGCGCGCGGCCGTGAGCAAGAGCGGGGCTTTGCTGCGGCATGACGAAGCAGGAAATCGAAGCGCGCCGCCTCGCGGCGCACGGCATGTATCACGCCGACAGCGAGCACGATGCGTGCGGCGTCGGGCTGATCGGTGAGACCTCGGGCAAGTCCACGCGGCGCGTGGTCGACGCGGCGATCGAGGCGCTGTCCTCCATCTGGCACCGCGGCGCCGTGGATGCGGACGGGAAGACCGGCGATGGTGCGGGCCTTCTGCTCGACCTGCCGGTCGATTTCTTCGCCAGCGCGATCAATGCGAGCGGGCACGAAGTGCGCGACGGTCGGCTGGCGGTCGGCGTCATCTTCCTGCCGCGCACCGATCTGGGCGCGCAGGATGCCTGCCGCACGATCGTGGAATCCGAGCTGATCCGTGCCGGGCTGTTCGTTTATGGCTGGCGTCAGGTGCCGATCGATACCTCGGTGATCGGACGCAAGGCGAAGGCAACCCGGCCCGAGATCGAACAGGTGATGATCGCCGGGCCCACGCCCGACCAGCAATCGCTCGATGAGTTCGAGAAGCAGCTTTACGTCGTGCGCCGCCGGATCGAGCGGCGGATCGTCGAAGCGCAGCTGCGCGATTTCTACATCTGCTCGCTGTCCGCGCGCTCGATCGTCTACAAGGGGCTGTTTCTCGCGGAGAGCCTGGCGACCTTCTACCCCGATGTCCGCGATCCGCTGGTCACCAGCCGGATGGCGATCCTGCATCAGCGCTATTCGACCAACACCTTCCCGCAATGGTGGCTGGCACAGCCGTTCCGCACGCTGGCGCATAATGGCGAGATCAACACGATCCGCGGCAACAAGAACTGGATGCGCACGCACGAGATCAAGATGGCGAGCCTCGCCTTCGCGGGCATGGCGGACGACATCAAGCCGGTGATCCCGGTCGGTGCGTCGGACACCGCCAGCCTCGATGCCGCGATCGAACTGCTGGTCCGCTCGGGCAAGGCGATGCCCACCGCCAAGTCGATGCTGATCCCCGAAGCCTGGCAGGTCTCGCCCGACATGCCGGACGAAACCCGCGCGATGTACCAGTACATGGCGTCGGTGATGGAGCCGTGGGACGGCCCCGCCGCGCTCGCGATGACCGATGGTCGCTGGGCGGTCGCGGGGCTCGACCGCAACGCGCTGCGGCCGCTCGCCTTTTCGCGGACTGCGGATGGCCTGCTGGTGGTCGGATCGGAAAGCGGCATGGTGTCGCTCGAGGAAGATCGCGTGGTCGAGAAGGGCCGGCTTGGCCCGGGCCAGATGATCGCGATCGACCTCCACGAAGGCCAGCTGCTGCGTGACGAGGAACTCAAGGCGCGGATCGCGCGCGAGGCCCCTTACGGCGCGCTGGTGGCGGGCTTTCGCGGGATCGACGCGCTACCCAAGCAGGACGAAAGGGCTGCTCCCGCCCTGAACGAGGACGATCTGACGCGCCGCCTGACCGCTGCGGGCATGTCGACCGAGGACATGGAGCTGATCCTCGATGCGATGGCGCTCGACGGCAAGGAAGCCGTGGGTTCGATGGGCGACGACACGCCGCTTGCGGTGATCAGCACCAATCCGCGCCCGGTCAGCCAGTTCTTCCGCCAGAACTTCGCGCAGGTCACCAATCCCCCGATCGACTCCTTGCGTGAACGGCACGTGATGAGCCTGCGCACGCGCTTCGCCAACCTCGCCAATATCCTCGAGGAAGAGGACCAGAACGACAACGTGCTGGTGCTCGAAAGCCCGGTCCTGACATCGCAGGAATGGGCGCGGCTGCGGGTCGGCTTCGGCGAGAATGTCGGGACGATCGACTGCACCTATCGTGCCCACGGCGAATCCGCCGATCTGCGGCGCGCGATCGAGCGGATCAGGGCCCAGGCCGAAGCCATGGCGAAGGACAGGAAGCTGGAGATTTTCCTGACCGACGAAGGCACGGGGCCGGATCGCGTCGGGGTGCCGATGATCCTCGCCGCGGCGGCAGTGCACACGCACCTCGTGCGCAAGGGGCTGCGGTCCTTCACGTCGATCAACGTACGATCGGCGGAATGCCTCGACACGCACACGCTGGCGGTCCTGATCGGCGTGGGAGCGACGACCGTGAACCCGTATCTCGCCGAAGCGGCCTTGCTGTCGCGCCACCAACGCGGCCTCTACGGCGACATCACGCGCGAACAGGCGCTCGCCAATTTCCGCACTGCGCTGGAAGACGGCCTGCTCAAGATCATGGCCAAGATCGGCGTCTCGGTCATCTCCAGCTATCGCGGCGGCTACAACTTCGAAGCCGTCGGCCTCAGCCGCGCGATCACGGCGGACCTGTTCCCGGGAATGCCGAACAAGATTTCGGGCGAGGGCTACGCGTCGCTCCATCTCAGCGCCTCAAAGCGCCATGCGAAGGCCTTCGGCAAGCGGCATCCGGACGTGCCCGTGGGCGGTTTCTATCGCCAGCGTGCGGGCGAAGAGACGCATGCGTGGGGCGCGCAGGGCATGCATGCGCTGCAGACCGCATGTGCGACGGGCAACGAAAAGCAATGGCGCCGCTTCGTCGACGTGGTCGAGAATCAGCCGCCGATCTACCTGCGCGACCTGCTGGGTATCGACGAGGCGGCCGAGCCGCTGGCGCTCGACGAGGTCGAGCCGGGCGAGGCGATCCGCACACGATTCCTGACCCCGGGGATGAGCTTGGGCGCCCTGTCCCCCGAAGCGCACGAGACGCTGGCGATCGCGATGAACCGCATCGGGGCCAAGGCGGTGTCGGGCGAAGGCGGCGAGTCCGCCGAACGCTTCACCCGGCGCGAGAACGGCGATCTGGCGAACAGCGGCGTGAAACAGGTGGCGAGCGGGCGCTTCGGCGTCACCGCGCACTACCTCAACAATTGCGAAGAGATCGAGATCAAGGTCGCGCAGGGCGCAAAGCCGGGCGAGGGCGGGCAGCTGCCGGGCTTCAAGGTCGACGAGGTGATCGCGAAGCTGCGTCACTCGACGCCGGGGGTGACGCTGATCTCGCCTCCGCCGCACCACGATATCTACTCGATCGAAGATCTCGCCCAGCTGATCTACGACCTCAAGCAGATCAATCCGCGCGCCCGCGTGTGCGTGAAGCTGGTCAGCGCGGCGGGGATCGGCACGATCGCGGCGGGCGTGGCCAAGGCGCATGCCGATGCGATCTTGATCTCGGGCCACACCGGCGGCACCGGGGCGAGCCCGCAGACCAGCATCAAGTTTGCAGGGACGCCGTGGGAAATGGGCCTAGCGGAGGTCAACCAGGTGCTCGCGCTCAACGGCCTGCGCCACAAGGTGAAGCTGCGCGTCGACGGCGGGCTCAAGACCGGTCGCGAGATCGTGATCGGCGCGATTCTGGGCGCCGAGGAATTCGGCATCGGCACGATGAGCCTCGTCGCGATGGGCTGCATCATGGTCCGCCAGTGCCATTCGAACACCTGCCCGGTCGGCGTGTGTACGCAGGACCCGCGCCTGCGCGCGATGTTCGGCGGCAGCCCCGAAAAGGTCATCCAGCTGATGGATTTCCTTGCCGAGGATGTCCGGCGGATTCTCGCCAAGCTGGGCGTCGCGACGCTGGAAGAGGTGATCGGACGTACCGAGCTTCTGCGGCAGGTCAGCCGCGGTGCCGAGCATCTCGACGATCTCGATCTCAACCCAATCCTGCAGAAGGTGCAGACCGACGAGCCGCGCGTGTTCAGCATTCCCGAACATCGCAATCCGGTGCCCGACAGTCTCGATGCACAAGTGCTGGAAGAGGCGCGTCCGGCGCTGGAGGATGGCACGCAGACCACGATCCATGCCGAGGTCCGCAACGTTTATCGCGCGGTCGGCACGCGCCTGTCGTCCCACGTCGTGACGCGGCACGGGCCGGAAGGGCTGTCCGACGGCACGCTCGACCTGCGGCTGACCGGAAGCGCGGGGCAATCGCTCGGCGCGTTCCTCGCCAGGGGCATTCGCCTGACGGTTGCGGGCGATGCGAACGACTATGTCGGCAAGGGGCTGTCCGGCGGCGAGATCGTGCTGCATCCGCCCGAAGGGGTCAATCGCGAGAGCCAGGCCAACGGTATCATCGGCAACACCGCGCTTTACGGGGCCACGTCGGGTGCGCTGTTCGCGGCGGGCAAGGCGGGCGAGCGGTTTGCGGTCCGCAATTCGGGCGCCGTGACGGTGGTCGAAGGGTGCGGTGCGAATGGCTGCGAGTACATGACCGGCGGACGGGCCGTGATCCTCGGCTCGGTCGGCAGCAATTTCGGGGCCGGTATGACCGGCGGCATGGCCTTCGTCTACGATCCGGACGGCAAGTTCGAACGCATGGCCAATCCGGGCTCGATCTTGTGGCAGCGGCTCGCAAACGATCACTGGCGCGGCGAGCTGCACGACCTCTTGCAGCGGCATGTCGACCTGACCCACAGTGCCTATGCGAAGGGCCTGCTGGACCGCTGGAGCGAGACGCTGGAGCACGTCTGGCAGGTTTGCCCCAAGGATATGATCGGCAAGCTCGACCAGCCCATTGGCGCTCCCGAAGAGGAGGCAGTTGCCGCCGAGTAGGGCTATTAAGGGGCTGGCCGCGATCCGTGCCGAAATCGGTCAGCCCCTATCAAGCAGCT is a window of Alteriqipengyuania lutimaris DNA encoding:
- a CDS encoding FKBP-type peptidyl-prolyl cis-trans isomerase → MTTAKNGDTVAIDFVVKTDAGQVVGNTEESGPQVVTLGKQEIFPAIEAALDGMEVGSVETVKIESENAFGPRREELVIDVPRENLPAEPAPQPGMQLSAQGQDGQPIQLVITEVQENSVKADGNHPLAGEDLTFGVTLVEIKEAA
- a CDS encoding gamma-glutamyltransferase family protein, with amino-acid sequence MRAISSFLAGTALFAAPALAQDTPPAINTADTTENATQGIGPGARPVGANWSRSPVTAPHGMAATAHPLATQIALDTLKAGGSAVDAAIAANAALGLMEPTGNGIGGDLFAIVYDPKTDKLYGINGSGRSPSGQTLDQLKAKLGDATSIPPVGPLPITIPGTVDAWFDMHERFGKLSMADNLAPTIRYARDGHPVAPIISMYLERSLRAYEARLERFDYDFDNARATWFADGDAPQPGEMFRNPDLADTLERIAANGRDEYYEGETARIIVDYLREQGSAFTLADFANHDSEWVDVSCVGYRKGYELCELPPNSQGFAALQMVNILKNVDLSQWDRGSPQVLHYITEAKRLAFEDVARFYADPEFSSAPEELLSDAYGRTRFAEIDPTRATPAFGPGEPKLEGEGDTTYLTVADKDGMMVSLIQSNYRGMGGGLVAPGLGFMFQDRGELFSLDPAHPNAYAPGKRPFHTIIPAFVKKDGKPFMSFGLMGGGMQPQGHVQILVNLVDYGMNLQEAGDAARLMHDGGRQPTDALLGSAADTVDIDDLGTLMVEPGVPTATVEALRAMGHNVEIETTGIPFGGYQAIARDPETGVYVGATEMRKDGQASGY
- a CDS encoding class I SAM-dependent methyltransferase, whose protein sequence is MLRTACLAAVASLALAAPAVADDHAMTLEEVLAADLRDDDRARDQYRNPAETLEFFGVEPDMTVVEWGPGGGWYTRVLAPWIMPQGTYIALNSDSDAGTYPNPEAEARAKAWADTFKTTYAQAMGVEPAAIGAYEIDEVPEEMLGTVDRVLIFRSMHGLNMSNTADDVLKAARRMLKDDGMVGVVQHRAPEGASYDDYGAQQRGYMRTQDVVAIFEANGFELVEESEINANPNDPADWEGGVWTLPPVLRYGEQDRARYEAIGESDRMTLLFKKAD
- a CDS encoding pyridoxamine 5'-phosphate oxidase family protein; the encoded protein is MPKPDKKMIAKTMRSMDLCMMTTHGPDGTLNSRPMSNNAQVDYDGDSYFFTAPDTRKLRDIARDDHVALDFQNEGVWLTIRGTASVHDDPELIKEHWTPDIEKWFGHGPDEQDGVLIIKVTADEAELYGENEGVVDMGG
- the msrA gene encoding peptide-methionine (S)-S-oxide reductase MsrA, with product MTETAIFAGGCFWCTEAVMKDVIGVESVESGYIGGETENPTYKQICTGKTGHAEAVKVAYDADTISYGELLDMFLGTHDPTQLNRQGNDVGTQYRSAIFPMDAKQQEEAEAAIGRWNAANGAMAVTTIEGMSNGEQTATWYSAEGYHQDYWDGEGQRNPYCQATIPPKLMKLRKSFQKYVKDDA
- the aguB gene encoding N-carbamoylputrescine amidase, encoding MTRDITVAALQLTLGAADETENIEAVSAMVEEAASRGAQVILPPELFDGPYFCKVEEEALFARAAPTADHPNVRAMAKLAKKLGVAIPTSFFEKDGPHHYNSLAMIDASGEIMGVYRKSHIPDGPGYEEKYYFRPGNTGFKVWDVFGTKIGVGVCWDQWYPETARAMALMGAELLFYPTAIGSEPYDASFDTSRMWQRAMQGHSVSNCMPVIASNRIGVEDGQAFYGHSFITNEWGDKLVEFGREEDGVLVATLDLDTAAKHRAGMGFFRDRRPELYGRLAEDV
- the folK gene encoding 2-amino-4-hydroxy-6-hydroxymethyldihydropteridine diphosphokinase, which gives rise to MPHTYLIALGSNRRHGEHGRPEGVVHAAMEELAALGTVRARSPVIDSAPMGAARRRFANAVAELESDLSPPELLRELKRLERGFGRRPGQAWGDRVLDCDIAAWSGGVWRSRELGIPHAGLAQRDFVLVPACAIAPGWRDPKSGLALRHLQARLTRPQALLRDRTRSDP